AATGTAAGTTCAAGATTCTTTGGGTACTGTAGGTCTAGTGCATAGACATACCCaaagagcaggagaaatgagTCAGCCAGAGTCGTGGGACCACTCACAAGTATTTCATCCTCCACGACGATACAGATGCTCTCAGGGCTGAAGAGGGCCGCATTAATAGTGTCATCCGTGACGACTGTCAGGAGAGCCACCGGAGTGTCAGTGAGGTCTGGACAATCTGCTGactataaaacacaaataatacatGAATGAGTTCAGCTCCTCAAGGATACAAATCATGGTAATGATGTCTAGACATTACTGTCACTTTGCACTTAGACTGCAACTAAGCTACATGTTTAAACTATTTTCTTTACATAGGCTTATATCTTATGTTAGTTTCACACCTATCTGTTAGCATACTTTTTGTTTAGTGGAATGATTTACACTTACCTTttcatttatgtaatttctaCACATCAGTTTGCAGGATAACAACTCAAGTAAAACAGGTCCTGGGGGATATTCCAGAAAGGACGTTCAACAAACTGAGCCTAACCTTGAACTCTTGAGTTAACTTACCCTGTGAAGTGAAACTGAGTTTTCAGTTCCAGAACAGCTGATCTGAGTTAGGTAAGTCGACTCGGAGTATGTTAACTCAGAGTTGAGCTCGTGCCTGACGACTAGTAAAAACTCATCATCAATGGAGCTCCCATACGGTGACATTTTCTGACTGCGGCCATAATAAAAATCACTGACAGAGTTTTAGATGCGCTCgtctttatattttgaatttaacatcactttattttatattagcctTTGAGGAAGTGGTTGAATGttgttcaatgttttatttaaggctattttatttcattcaaatcagttgaaaatgaaatataaaaacagtcTCACAATGGCTCctcactttgtttttatttcacatattaaaGTAAAAGTTTATTTAGTGGATAATTTAACTTGTAGCTTTTACCACCAACAGATGCTGTTTAACACATCTGTGTCCTAACATCCTCCTGAGTAGATGAACATGAAGTGGTGCTCACCTCCACCACATGCAACAGAGGCAGAGCAGCTGTTCCTGGGTTAGGGTTTCCCTCATATCAGAGTTCACTCTGAGTTTTCacttgctttctggaatacccccctggTTCTCCTAGAGTTCTTTGAGTGATGTCATGTGTTTAAGCTTCAATATGTATATATCTTTAGTGCTTCAGTTCAAGCTGATTGAATAGCTAAGCAAAGGGATCGATAGTTAGGCCAGTACACTTACATTACAGGTCCTGAAGAACTTGAAGGCATCTTCACGCAGGTACACAGGAAGAGCACGAAGGACGAGTGCCCGTCTTATATTTACATTACGTTGTTCCTAGATGTACAAAAAATATCCATTACAATAGTAATTACACAAATACAGAGCAAACACTTTATCAAAGTGTTAAATAGCTCCATATTCTGGTGGTGGTCATTGTTATAGATGGTAGATTGAGTATTTGAGTCAtcatttcttcagttaaacatttttaaaattaaaactttctattgtaaataatttaactCAAAGGAAAAACCGTCAAATTGTAAATCAAATTTCACATAAACAGTAGTTATTTGGACTTCTTCAAATTGAAGCTGAAAAGGTATCTTTTTAAGGTTCCTCTTTCTGATAGAAAACATCTTGTCAAGACATCTATCTCCTATGAGATGACAATGTTGTGTTCATGGCATAATCACTTAACCTCACAATTTGAGTCGGGGCAATTAACACGATGGCTTCTTACAGTTGTCTGCAAACAATCTGTTAATAatctgtttctgaatcatgcaaagTTAAAAATTCACCTGaaggtcataaatcatcatgagcCTGGCTAGCTCCTCCGCTATCTTGCCAGTCTTGGTGGCCTTGTCTCTGAACAAGGTAATGAGTTTAGGCGTGTGTCTGTCCAGCTCCTTGTAGAATTGATTGCGCAGGTTAACATTGTTGATTCGGTGGAACTCTGCAAACACCTGTACACGGACAGAATTACACAGAAATGCACAAAGATAAATTAGGAACAGAattgtgaatgtattttaaagaagTTTTCTGTTGACAGGTAGCAAAACCAAGGGCAATTCTATTAGAGATGAGTCAGAACCAAGGTCAAAATAGAAAGTTAATTGTCCTTCATTTAAAACAGGCAGTACAATGTTATCTAAAggaaattaatctaattaacctCTGTATACTTGGTTTACTGTGAATGGCAAAAATTTGTCACAGCGTGATGTGTTGTCAACTTTTACATCTGCCATTTGCTTTTCGGGGAATTTattgaaaatttagatttttaaaaacagtcatttaaataTTGGAAAAATCAATCATGTTCAAAGTGGACATGCTAAAGAGTCATGTTGATTAATTGCTCTCAACAGGGAGAACCGTAAAATGATGTagaaagattctttttttttttttttacctgtgacTCCATAAGTAGGGCTGGCCATCTATCCACGACGTCTCTCACCCGTGGAGCTACAAGAGCTCCAACGATTTCTTGGCGACGAAGGGCATAGGTTGCGGTCATTAGCTTGCCTATGACTAAATGGTTTCTCTCAGTCTTTTCGACTTCATGTATGATTTCTTCTCTCATTGTTTCCAGAGTGGCTGGGGTTTGATCCTTTGATAGGTTGATGATGTAGTTGACCTCAGCTTTTCGAGCTTTCTTTATATTTTGATGGGGGTGATCATTGTGAACAATTGTGAACAAGGGGGGAAATGATTATGCCAACCAGCCGACAACACATCAGTAATTAAATTCTGTTcttctgaaaaaaatctaaaccttgcgaatcatttaaaattcaaattagtacacaatttacaaaactcACCTATTGGCACCTGTCTGATAGTGAAACACTGACTCTCTGTAGCACTCTTTGTAGTCCGATATCTGTACACAACATGCGCACAAAGATGATTtgttaatgttcaaaaaaattttttaaataatacatagatAAATGAAATTTGAAAAAGGGAATACACAGATAAAAAAGTCTCCAAATctatcaaatacatttattgtacactgctccgg
This is a stretch of genomic DNA from Carassius auratus strain Wakin unplaced genomic scaffold, ASM336829v1 scaf_tig00021055, whole genome shotgun sequence. It encodes these proteins:
- the LOC113076736 gene encoding uncharacterized protein LOC113076736; the protein is MREEIIHEVEKTERNHLVIGKLMTATYALRRQEIVGALVAPRVRDVVDRWPALLMESQVFAEFHRINNVNLRNQFYKELDRHTPKLITLFRDKATKTGKIAEELARLMMIYDLQEQRNVNIRRALVLRALPVYLREDAFKFFRTCNSADCPDLTDTPVALLTVVTDDTINAALFSPESICIVVEDEILVSGPTTLADSFLLLFGYVYALDLQYPKNLELTFTFIQKVVMCLEDNKPLKGRLLMLKNDLFNE